The Homo sapiens chromosome 4, GRCh38.p14 Primary Assembly genome contains the following window.
gccgagatcccaccactgcactccagcctgggtgacagagcgagactctgtctcacaaaaaaaaaaaaaaaaaaaaaaagaatacaataaagGTCTAAGAAGAAACCAATAAATCaaatacaaacaataaataaaatcaataaaagtaaaaacagattCTTTGAAATGACTGATAAcattgttgggggtggggaggaaagagagaaaggaaagaaggaagagagagacaaagagagaaagagggaaaggaaggcaggagggggagagcaagagacagaaagatggagaaggagacacagagacaggaaaggagggagagagggtggagcgagatgggagagagaaatagagatagaaaatggaatgaatgaatgccagGGTCTCAACGCTAAATATCCTACACATGGTGAAGGCCACCGTAGGAACATTATGAGTGTTTTATCCCAAGACTCCCAACAGTCAAGAACTGTCCACAGATGAGGAGAGTGACTCAAGCGAAGTCTGCATGTGGCCTAAAAGTCACAGCTCTGAAAGCACAGAGCCGGGTTGGAACCTGGTTTTATCATGCTCTACAGTCCATTGTTCTTTTCATTGCAACTTTCAAGACCCAATGTACAGAATTAGTACTTGGAGCACTTGAAAAACCCCAGGGTTGGAAAATGCAAGGGCTGATCTTAAAGTGTGAACACCCCGTGGGTGCCCTGCTGGAGTCTAAGAAGAGGGGCAGGCTTGAATCTCCCATAGCAGGTGGGAACAGAGATCCCGGGATCAGAGCACCCAGGTGTGAGTCCCTGCTCCATCCCTCACTGGCTATGTGACTGCAGTGACtgcatttctctgttttctttgtacCAACCTCCTCTCATCTGGTAAGTGGGGAGGATGATTGTACCTCCCTCACAGGACTCTGGTGAATTGCATAAGTGAATGGGGTGGCCCCCGGAACAGAGTCATGCGTGATGAGTAAGCAGATATGCAGACCCAACCTACCATGGGGCCATTGCTCAGGGAGCTCAGAGCTTGCCCCTGAGCCACAGAACACCTGGgcctcttctcctctttctccaaaTGTGCTTCTTTCACTTCTGCTCCACTGACATTTCCTTGCAGGGCATTGGCTACACCAGTGTTTCTCCAGACCAGCGATGGAGGGGGAGAATCAGCACCGCGTCTGGAATTCCCGGTGCCTGTGGAAGGTCCTGTCTGCCCTGCAGCCAGACTCATTTCCTCCTCCAAGGGTGGCCCACAGGCTCTTGAAAGCAGCTGTCCTGTGAGTGGAGTCACCTGCACCTCTTTGTCTAGAGCGTGCATCTTGGCTTTTCCCTGGAGGTGCTCCCTTCCCCTCACCAAACGCCCCTGATCCGTGCTCCTCTGCAAGGTGACTTCCCTCTCCAGGACATGGACCCTGCGTAGAAGGTGCTCGTTCTCCCCACTTAAGGCCCGGATCATGTCTTCTATTCCTAGCACGATATCCTTTATCAGCTCTTTATAACTGACGCCAAGCTCCGAGATCAGTGTCTGGAGCTTCCAGTTTTCCAGGGTGACTTGCTCCATCGTGTCTTTGGATTTCCTGACACTCTCAGACGTGGCTTTCTGGAGTTGGCCCAGATTCCCTTTCAgtgtttcattttcctcttcaaGCTCCAAAATTTTGCAGTAACTCTTCCCATTGCAGTCTTCAAGGTCAGAGATTGCCTGTAAATATTGATCCAGTTCTTTCTTTAACTGAGAGATGTCCCCTACCAGCCTGTGGTTATCCCGCTCGAGCCTGGATATTTTtgtcacctctctctctctctctctttcaagggCGCACACTCTTTCATGGAACCTCTCTTGGTCTCCGTGAAGTTTGGTGTTGTCATGTAAAATCTGGCTTCTCTGTTTCTTCAATCCAGAAATGAGCTGATGAAACCTGCTCCTCACTCTCTCGAGGGCACCCCAGGGCTCAGCAGGCCCCTGTGGAGGGTTTGGGCTGGCTTCATCCCAATGAGGCAGTGTCCCTGGGTTACCAGGAACTTCGCTGGTGCCCAGGGCCGTGGTCTTTCCCGGCTTATCACCTTCACCACTCTCTTTAGACTTCGCTTCTTCATTAGAACAAATACCCCAATTTCCCCAAACCTGCTGAGAGTGAGCTCTCTCCCAGCCACTGTGCCACTTCTGAGCAAAGCTCCAGTTCTCTCCCCTACATGCAGAGGCTGAGCACTGCCAGCCCCTGCTGCCCGGCTGCAGGGTGGACAGCTGCTGGAAACAAGCCTCCACGTCCTGTGCAAGCTCATCGATTGTGAGTGCACACCTGTTGTGTCCTTTGCTCACAGCCTGTGGATGACCATGATCAGTGGGTTCGGCCCCTTCAACTGATAAGGCAAATCTGGGAAACAGTGGCAAACCTGTCTCTCCTGCAAAGAAAAGCATTTCCTTGCTCTCATGTTCCTGGGAGTCAGGCTCCTCGGGGGCACCCCTGCACCCCAGACCGGATGCTTCTTGATGCGGCATCTCATCCTCTTCCTCTAGCCCTTTGTCCTCCAGGCTTCCTCCTTGCAGAAGCAGAGCATTTCCAAGCCACACTTGGTTTTCCTCCTTGCCCCTAGCTGTCCTCCCAGTGGCTCTGACTTTCCCTGCGAGGAGCTGACTGTCTGTTGGCCATGGCTCTTTGGTCTCATGAGCCCTGGAGAAGGTGGCTGGGGGTGCCACTTCCTCATTCTCTGATGACAGTCCTCCTCGGAGACCCCAGACGTATCCTTCCACCCTTTCCCTCCTGCTCAGGGATTCGGGACCCTCCTTTGATACTGAGGCCTCCCCCTGTAGAAGAGGCATCAAAAACTCCTGCCAGGACCCAGGGCGGCAGGTGGCGGCCTTAGTCTCTGAAGCCCCATTCTGATCCTGCACGTCCTCTGCAGCTCCAGCCCCATTCTCCAAGCTCAGGTTCTGATGGCTTTCCTGACTTAGCTGGTACTTGTCACCAAGGTTTTTCCCCTTCCTGCCCAAAGTCCCCCTTGCCTTCCCCTCTTCAGTTCTCCCCGCAAGGCTTCCTCCTCCATTGTTCCAAGTGTCTTTCAGATCCTTGGGGTGTTTTTTCAGAAATGGGTGATTTGAAATGTAGGGGGCCTCGTGGAAGAGGGAGGCACCGCGGCCTCTTGTCTGGTGACAATCCCAGCCTGGGTGTCCTGTGGCTTTGGGAGGAGGCGGGGACCTGGTGGCCAACTCTTCTTGGATTTTTTGTCCATCTGAGGGAACCTCCTGGAGCAGCAGTGGTCGCCAAGAAGCGGAGTCCCCAGCCGGCCCCCAGAGAGGGAGTGCGGATGTCTGCACCAGGAGAAAGGCTTCTGCAGCTGGGTCAGCTGCTAGATTCTCTGAAATCCAGGCCAGGTCCATGCGGAGGAGTGACTCGTCCAAGCACTCCTCTGGTGGGCAGCCACAGACCAGGAGAAGAATCTGTTCATCCAAGCTGGGCTCTGCCAGAGTAAGCTACAAATGGAGAGAGAAGATGAGGTGTGAAACAGCCCCTTCCTCCATTTAGCACCCCCACCTCCACTCACCTCCTGGGGTTCTCCGTGTTTCCTCACCAGCTGCACAGGGGACAAGCTCTTTCCCACACAGGACACAGCTGGTAccgccccagggcctttgcacgtgctCTTCGCTCTGCCCAGAATGTCCTTCCCCTAGATGCCCTCATGGCTCACTCCCTGGCTCCATTCACATCTCAATGCAAATGTGACTTCCTTGAAAAGGCCCTCCCTGACCGCTCTCCCTCACTCTCGGGCCATCCACCCTATGTCATCTTCTCCCACAGCACCCTCCATGCCCTCACACCATATTATATATTTCTGTCTATATCATCTAACTCCCCCTATAGCCCTGCCCTGTCCAATCCACTAGTCATAGGCCACATGGAGCTCCTAAAATGTAAAGTAATTAAATCAAGGTTAACATTCAGTTCTACGGTGGCAATAGCCCCATGTGGCTCGTGGCTACTGTCTTGGGCAGTGCAGATGCAGACTGTGAGCAGCGCTGCAGAAGGCTCTCATGGATGGGGCTGGTGCAGGTGGTCCACTCCCTGAGGACAGGACTTCATCTTTGTTCAACTCCTGGGCCTAgaacagtgctgggcacacaggAGGTGTTTCCtccatatttttaatgtatttttatcttCACTTATGTGATGTGTTTATCCAGAGAGGAGGAGCCCAGCTCACAGCAGAGGCCCCAGCTGGGCTGAAGGAGGCCTGAGGATGAAATTTGCCTTGAGCTAGGCTCACTGTGAGTCCGCAGGGGCTCCTCCCAGACCTGGCAGGCTGCAGGCAGTTCTCAGTGGAGCCCCTAGAATAGCTGGGAGAGGCTGAGCAGGTCTAAGACACAGAAGAGAAGGACAGAGGGAGCATCTCAAAGGACAGAGGGGGTCTGAGCCTTTGGAGGGTGACATACCAGCAGCAGAGCCCCCTCAGGCAGAGGGGGCTTGAAGGCCAGGAGTGCTGCCCCTGCCTGGAGGGGCCACCGCATCCCTGCTCCCTGGAGCTGCCAGTGGGCAGCACCTCGTCCTCTGTTGTCTTTGCCTTTGTCTGCAATGTCCTTCCATCCAGACACCAAGGCACTGTCCCAGCTGCCCACAGAGAAAAGAGCACTTGCCCCAGAAAGGTACAGACCTAGAGACCTGGCTTCAATCCTgggtgtgaccttgagcaagttcctTAACCTGCTGGAGCCTCAGCCACCTCACCTGTCAAATGGGGCACCTCCGTGTTCTAAGACATTGCCCTGGGCTTCAAGGGAAGGGGGCGGTGAGGAGCGAGGCATATAGGGATGTGACatccaacaacaaaaataagagaTACATCGTGAGCAGgatgtgaatgaatgaagagatgATGGAGGGCCTCTCTATTTACAACCACACAACCACAGCCGGGCTCGCGGGTCCCAGCACAGCTCTGTTCCTCAGGGATGAGAAAATGGAAGTGGAGAAAGGTTacgactgcctcagcctcagagcgAGCCATGGGAGGTGAGTTGGGACGCAGGCTCCTGACCCTCAGGGCCAGCATGGGGCAGTGTGGGCCGTCGAGCCTGGATCTCGGGGTCCACCTCCAAGCTGGGGACCTTGGGGAGTCACAGCAGCCCTTGGAGTCTCATCTCCTCTCCAGAGCAGAGGTGGCAGCAACACCTCGTGGGTGTCAGGAGGTGTCAACGAGATGAAGCCTGTTCCGTGGAAGCCCAGGCCTGGCACCCAGTTAacccccttcctccccaccccccatccaGGTCTCAGGATGTTTCATTTCCTCTCCTCAAATCTCTCTCTCAACTACTTCCAGAATGTTCTCCCAGACCTGGAGCTTCTTTACCCCTCCCACATCCTGCGTGTGGCCACATAGCCTGCATGAGGCAGGGCTGAGGGGAACCAGTGGCACTGCACACACACGCAGAAAGCCTCTGGCCTCACCTGTTCACGGTTGGATCCGGCCAGGTCTCTGGGGAGCTCGCTTGTGGTCTCCGGGCCTGGAGCCAAAACAGAAGAGGCCCGTCCAGGCCTGATGCGGCTCCAGGTGCAGGGCCCCTCTGGGGACTGGCCTGGAAAGCAACAAGACCCTGGGGGTTACAAAGATGCTCCCAGGGGCTCTGCCATGATCGCCTCTAGGGACCACGTCCCCCAGGCTTGGGTAAGATggcaccccccccacccccgactgTGAGCCTCCCAAGGGCAGCCTGATGACCACCAGCACCTTGGTCaggggaggaagctgaggctcagagacgtgAAATAGCCAACAGCAGGTGGGCAGAGACCCCAGGGCTCCATGCCACCTCTGCGGCCCACAGACTCCTGCACGGGACAAAATCCACCaaacctttctaagcctcagcaTCCTCATCTGTCAAACAGGGTATGAGCCTCACCCCAGCTCTGCACAGCTGGCATGAGGACACATCTGACCTGAGTCGACATGGCAGCTCTGCTCCCCAGAAATGAGATAAAGGGAAAACGCTGGTTGCATCAGTCAGCAGCACCACTGTGCTACACATATGGAGGATAATACCATCCCTAACAGCCCTTGAGGTTGGAGGGCTGGAAATAAACCACAGATGCCCAGTTGGCCGCCGTGGCTGTCAGGCTCCCTGAGTGCAGGGGCTCTGGAAGCCACGGCTGAGGCTGTTATGA
Protein-coding sequences here:
- the C4orf50 gene encoding uncharacterized protein C4orf50 isoform X4 produces the protein MEPTAKGRTEESFSYVIRAPSSEGFDIMNVDVKIDTSWIFQDMEDSAEERECLQEEAAGRPDMDMGALRRQLESSEQKLSAAEDKYVTSESGLRSRIQELELSERKLLRKVDQLSTHVAQERSAWLQAQEKLAALQGELASQDALGCVQGDSLPLPREEALDPCRSQDWRNSLRSNDAPRQRAPAGQSPEGPCTWSRIRPGRASSVLAPGPETTSELPRDLAGSNREQLTLAEPSLDEQILLLVCGCPPEECLDESLLRMDLAWISENLAADPAAEAFLLVQTSALPLWGPAGDSASWRPLLLQEVPSDGQKIQEELATRSPPPPKATGHPGWDCHQTRGRGASLFHEAPYISNHPFLKKHPKDLKDTWNNGGGSLAGRTEEGKARGTLGRKGKNLGDKYQLSQESHQNLSLENGAGAAEDVQDQNGASETKAATCRPGSWQEFLMPLLQGEASVSKEGPESLSRRERVEGYVWGLRGGLSSENEEVAPPATFSRAHETKEPWPTDSQLLAGKVRATGRTARGKEENQVWLGNALLLQGGSLEDKGLEEEDEMPHQEASGLGCRGAPEEPDSQEHESKEMLFFAGETGLPLFPRFALSVEGAEPTDHGHPQAVSKGHNRCALTIDELAQDVEACFQQLSTLQPGSRGWQCSASACRGENWSFAQKWHSGWERAHSQQVWGNWGICSNEEAKSKESGEGDKPGKTTALGTSEVPGNPGTLPHWDEASPNPPQGPAEPWGALERVRSRFHQLISGLKKQRSQILHDNTKLHGDQERFHERVCALEREREREVTKISRLERDNHRLVGDISQLKKELDQYLQAISDLEDCNGKSYCKILELEEENETLKGNLGQLQKATSESVRKSKDTMEQVTLENWKLQTLISELGVSYKELIKDIVLGIEDMIRALSGENEHLLRRVHVLEREVTLQRSTDQGRLVRGREHLQGKAKMHALDKEVQVTPLTGQLLSRACGPPLEEEMSLAAGQTGPSTGTGNSRRGADSPPPSLVWRNTGVANALQGNVSGAEVKEAHLEKEEKRPRCSVAQGQALSSLSNGPMLEELQKKQHEAKLAVTPLKAKIASLVRKCRERNRLITHLLQELHRHGLGNLLLSELAQNMLNDVALAEYTATFLAPGVPETSHHLDVKSEMTAALRAQTYLLNPEMDSVLQSSLSSESWPIPEPEWPAQTAQLDSLKLPLSLVSTLDPGTCLAAVTVEPGLPAQRLQEKGGMPCPALQVDNVPAPSELLSPARILAFHQELRQSICSNSQVHKSPLELEM
- the C4orf50 gene encoding uncharacterized protein C4orf50 isoform X1 translates to MEPTAKGRTEESFSYVIRAPSSEGFDIMNVDVKIDTSWIFQDMEDSAEERECLQEEAAGRPDMDMGALRRQLESSEQKLSAAEDKYVTSESGLRSRIQELELSERKLLRKVDQLSTHVAQERSAWLQAQEKLAALQGELASQIREESVARRQQWRLRRLQERLRRKDEALGQQAAALERCRRTQRRQLGLVREQERVLREQVQRLERNVRRLCRAAGLLLAQWDTAAPGSQGATEAAAELRALQARAERSEREREEAARSLQEHRATERQLRGQLEELRCCIYGLKLSEIGLQGQVEDLAQQNQCLREELGAQAPIGHCSLDALGCVQGDSLPLPREEALDPCRSQDWRNSLRSNDAPRQRAPAGQSPEGPCTWSRIRPGRASSVLAPGPETTSELPRDLAGSNREQLTLAEPSLDEQILLLVCGCPPEECLDESLLRMDLAWISENLAADPAAEAFLLVQTSALPLWGPAGDSASWRPLLLQEVPSDGQKIQEELATRSPPPPKATGHPGWDCHQTRGRGASLFHEAPYISNHPFLKKHPKDLKDTWNNGGGSLAGRTEEGKARGTLGRKGKNLGDKYQLSQESHQNLSLENGAGAAEDVQDQNGASETKAATCRPGSWQEFLMPLLQGEASVSKEGPESLSRRERVEGYVWGLRGGLSSENEEVAPPATFSRAHETKEPWPTDSQLLAGKVRATGRTARGKEENQVWLGNALLLQGGSLEDKGLEEEDEMPHQEASGLGCRGAPEEPDSQEHESKEMLFFAGETGLPLFPRFALSVEGAEPTDHGHPQAVSKGHNRCALTIDELAQDVEACFQQLSTLQPGSRGWQCSASACRGENWSFAQKWHSGWERAHSQQVWGNWGICSNEEAKSKESGEGDKPGKTTALGTSEVPGNPGTLPHWDEASPNPPQGPAEPWGALERVRSRFHQLISGLKKQRSQILHDNTKLHGDQERFHERVCALEREREREVTKISRLERDNHRLVGDISQLKKELDQYLQAISDLEDCNGKSYCKILELEEENETLKGNLGQLQKATSESVRKSKDTMEQVTLENWKLQTLISELGVSYKELIKDIVLGIEDMIRALSGENEHLLRRVHVLEREVTLQRSTDQGRLVRGREHLQGKAKMHALDKEVQVTPLTGQLLSRACGPPLEEEMSLAAGQTGPSTGTGNSRRGADSPPPSLVWRNTGVANALQGNVSGAEVKEAHLEKEEKRPRCSVAQGQALSSLSNGPMLRDSEAEVTEEDPRLRAQQLHHRVLTLQCQLRDQGAAHQASLDEATRLQEELQAKLEELQKKQHEAKLAVTPLKAKIASLVRKCRERNRLITHLLQELHRHGLGNLLLSELAQNMLNDVALAEYTATFLAPGVPETSHHLDVKSEMTAALRAQTYLLNPEMDSVLQSSLSSESWPIPEPEWPAQTAQLDSLKLPLSLVSTLDPGTCLAAVTVEPGLPAQRLQEKGGMPCPALQVDNVPAPSELLSPARILAFHQELRQSICSNSQVHKSPLELEM
- the C4orf50 gene encoding uncharacterized protein C4orf50 isoform X2; translated protein: MEPTAKGRTEESFSYVIRAPSSEGFDIMNVDVKIDTSWIFQDMEDSAEERECLQEEAAGRPDMDMGALRRQLESSEQKLSAAEDKYVTSESGLRSRIQELELSERKLLRKVDQLSTHVAQERSAWLQAQEKLAALQGELASQIREESVARRQQWRLRRLQERLRRKDEALGQQAAALERCRRTQRRQLGLVREQERVLREQVQRLERNVRRLCRAAGLLLAQWDTAAPGSQGATEAAAELRALQARAERSEREREEAARSLQEHRATERQLRGQLEELRCCIYGLKLSEIGLQGQVEDLAQQNQCLREELGAQAPIGHCSLDALGCVQGDSLPLPREEALDPCRSQDWRNSLRSNDAPRQRAPAGQSPEGPCTWSRIRPGRASSVLAPGPETTSELPRDLAGSNREQLTLAEPSLDEQILLLVCGCPPEECLDESLLRMDLAWISENLAADPAAEAFLLVQTSALPLWGPAGDSASWRPLLLQEVPSDGQKIQEELATRSPPPPKATGHPGWDCHQTRGRGASLFHEAPYISNHPFLKKHPKDLKDTWNNGGGSLAGRTEEGKARGTLGRKGKNLGDKYQLSQESHQNLSLENGAGAAEDVQDQNGASETKAATCRPGSWQEFLMPLLQGEASVSKEGPESLSRRERVEGYVWGLRGGLSSENEEVAPPATFSRAHETKEPWPTDSQLLAGKVRATGRTARGKEENQVWLGNALLLQGGSLEDKGLEEEDEMPHQEASGLGCRGAPEEPDSQEHESKEMLFFAGETGLPLFPRFALSVEGAEPTDHGHPQAVSKGHNRCALTIDELAQDVEACFQQLSTLQPGSRGWQCSASACRGENWSFAQKWHSGWERAHSQQVWGNWGICSNEEAKSKESGEGDKPGKTTALGTSEVPGNPGTLPHWDEASPNPPQGPAEPWGALERVRSRFHQLISGLKKQRSQILHDNTKLHGDQERFHERVCALEREREREVTKISRLERDNHRLVGDISQLKKELDQYLQAISDLEDCNGKSYCKILELEEENETLKGNLGQLQKATSESVRKSKDTMEQVTLENWKLQTLISELGVSYKELIKDIVLGIEDMIRALSGENEHLLRRVHVLEREVTLQRSTDQGRLVRGREHLQGKAKMHALDKEVQVTPLTGQLLSRACGPPLEEEMSLAAGQTGPSTGTGNSRRGADSPPPSLVWRNTGVANALQGNVSGAEVKEAHLEKEEKRPRCSVAQGQALSSLSNGPMLRDSEAEVTEEDPRLRAQQLHHRVLTLQCQLRDQGAAHQASLDEATRLQEELQAKLEELQKKQHEAKLAVTPLKAKIASLVRKCRERNRLITHLLQELHRHGLGNLLLSELAQNMLNDVALAEYTATFLAPGVPEMERVRLREFNGLGQDHGISEWQRQDST
- the C4orf50 gene encoding uncharacterized protein C4orf50 isoform 2 (isoform 2 is encoded by transcript variant 2) is translated as MEPTAKGRTEESFSYVIRAPSSEGFDIMNVDVKIDTSWIFQDMEDSAEERECLQEEAAGRPDMDMGALRRQLESSEQKLSAAEDKYVTSESGLRSRIQELELSERKLLRKVDQLSTHVAQERSAWLQAQEKLAALQGELASQDALGCVQGDSLPLPREEALDPCRSQDWRNSLRSNDAPRQRAPAGQSPEGPCTWSRIRPGRASSVLAPGPETTSELPRDLAGSNREQLTLAEPSLDEQILLLVCGCPPEECLDESLLRMDLAWISENLAADPAAEAFLLVQTSALPLWGPAGDSASWRPLLLQEVPSDGQKIQEELATRSPPPPKATGHPGWDCHQTRGRGASLFHEAPYISNHPFLKKHPKDLKDTWNNGGGSLAGRTEEGKARGTLGRKGKNLGDKYQLSQESHQNLSLENGAGAAEDVQDQNGASETKAATCRPGSWQEFLMPLLQGEASVSKEGPESLSRRERVEGYVWGLRGGLSSENEEVAPPATFSRAHETKEPWPTDSQLLAGKVRATGRTARGKEENQVWLGNALLLQGGSLEDKGLEEEDEMPHQEASGLGCRGAPEEPDSQEHESKEMLFFAGETGLPLFPRFALSVEGAEPTDHGHPQAVSKGHNRCALTIDELAQDVEACFQQLSTLQPGSRGWQCSASACRGENWSFAQKWHSGWERAHSQQVWGNWGICSNEEAKSKESGEGDKPGKTTALGTSEVPGNPGTLPHWDEASPNPPQGPAEPWGALERVRSRFHQLISGLKKQRSQILHDNTKLHGDQERFHERVCALEREREREVTKISRLERDNHRLVGDISQLKKELDQYLQAISDLEDCNGKSYCKILELEEENETLKGNLGQLQKATSESVRKSKDTMEQVTLENWKLQTLISELGVSYKELIKDIVLGIEDMIRALSGENEHLLRRVHVLEREVTLQRSTDQGRLVRGREHLQGKAKMHALDKEVQVTPLTGQLLSRACGPPLEEEMSLAAGQTGPSTGTGNSRRGADSPPPSLVWRNTGVANALQGNVSGAEVKEAHLEKEEKRPRCSVAQGQALSSLSNGPMLRDSEAEVTEEDPRLRAQQLHHRVLTLQCQLRDQGAAHQASLDEATRLQEELQAKLEELQKKQHEAKLAVTPLKAKIASLVRKCRERNRLITHLLQELHRHGLGNLLLSELAQNMLNDVALAEYTATFLAPGVPETSHHLDVKSEMTAALRAQTYLLNPEMDSVLQSSLSSESWPIPEPEWPAQTAQLDSLKLPLSLVSTLDPGTCLAAVTVEPGLPAQRLQEKGGMPCPALQVDNVPAPSELLSPARILAFHQELRQSICSNSQVHKSPLELEM